The proteins below are encoded in one region of Fibrella aestuarina BUZ 2:
- a CDS encoding 6-carboxytetrahydropterin synthase QueD, with protein MVYISRKEHFNAAHRLYNPNWSDERNKEVFGPCANHNWHGHNFELIVTVKGELDPDTGFVIDLKVLGDVIKREIIEQLDHKNINLDVPFMQGKMASCEVLVMEIWKILETALQPLTEARLYQIRLIETPKNFVDYYGE; from the coding sequence ATGGTTTATATTAGTCGTAAAGAACATTTCAACGCCGCCCACCGGTTGTACAACCCCAATTGGTCCGACGAGCGGAATAAAGAAGTATTTGGCCCCTGCGCCAACCACAACTGGCACGGCCACAATTTCGAACTGATCGTGACGGTCAAAGGCGAGCTAGACCCCGATACGGGGTTTGTCATCGACCTGAAAGTGCTGGGCGACGTGATCAAGCGGGAGATCATCGAGCAGTTGGATCACAAGAATATCAACCTCGACGTGCCGTTCATGCAGGGTAAAATGGCGAGCTGCGAAGTGCTGGTGATGGAAATCTGGAAAATTCTGGAAACCGCCCTGCAACCCCTCACCGAAGCTCGCCTCTACCAGATCCGCCTGATCGAAACCCCCAAGAACTTCGTAGATTATTATGGGGAGTAA
- the lpxB gene encoding lipid-A-disaccharide synthase translates to MTYYLIAGERSGDLHGANLIRAIRQHDEAAQVRAWGGEQMETAGATLVRHYRDLAFMGFWEVAKNLGTIRRLLRDCQADVLAHRPDALILIDYAGFNLRMAKWAKKHGIRVYYYISPKVWAWNQRRALAIKANVDRLFVILPFEKTFFNKYDYPVEFVGNPLLDALAQHQPDPEFLTRLGTSTRPIVALLPGSRRQEITAMLPIMLATAAQFPDYDFVVGTVSNLPAALYDEMLANYPQVKRVADSAYDLLKQSVAALVTSGTATLETALLNVPQVVCYKTSWLSYSIAKRLIAVPYISLVNLIVDRPLVTELIQEELTPARATQELRAILPNGTGRAAMLAGYAALQQIMGDPGASERTGAAIVADLRR, encoded by the coding sequence ATGACCTACTACCTCATTGCCGGCGAGCGGTCGGGCGATTTACACGGGGCGAACCTCATTCGGGCCATTCGGCAGCACGACGAGGCGGCGCAGGTACGTGCCTGGGGCGGCGAGCAGATGGAAACCGCCGGGGCTACGCTCGTTCGGCATTACCGCGATCTGGCCTTTATGGGGTTTTGGGAGGTGGCCAAAAACCTGGGCACCATTCGCCGCCTGCTGCGCGACTGCCAGGCCGACGTACTGGCTCACCGGCCCGACGCGCTGATTCTGATCGATTACGCTGGCTTTAACCTCCGCATGGCCAAATGGGCCAAGAAGCACGGCATTCGGGTTTATTATTACATCTCGCCCAAAGTGTGGGCCTGGAATCAGCGGCGCGCCCTGGCGATCAAAGCCAACGTCGACCGGTTGTTTGTGATTCTGCCGTTTGAGAAAACGTTTTTCAACAAATACGATTACCCGGTTGAGTTTGTCGGCAATCCACTGCTCGATGCACTCGCTCAGCATCAGCCCGACCCGGAGTTTCTGACCCGGCTGGGTACGTCGACTCGCCCCATCGTGGCGCTACTGCCCGGCAGTCGTCGGCAGGAAATTACGGCGATGCTACCGATCATGCTTGCCACGGCGGCGCAGTTTCCCGATTACGACTTTGTGGTAGGCACGGTGAGCAACCTGCCCGCCGCACTTTACGACGAGATGCTGGCCAACTACCCGCAGGTGAAGCGCGTGGCCGATTCGGCCTACGACCTGCTCAAACAATCGGTGGCGGCGCTGGTGACGTCGGGGACGGCTACGCTCGAAACGGCGCTGCTCAACGTACCGCAGGTGGTCTGTTACAAAACGTCGTGGCTGAGCTATTCAATTGCCAAACGGCTGATTGCGGTGCCGTATATCTCGCTGGTCAATCTCATCGTCGATCGACCGCTGGTTACCGAGTTGATTCAGGAGGAACTCACGCCCGCCCGCGCCACGCAGGAATTGCGGGCCATTTTGCCCAATGGAACAGGCCGCGCCGCCATGCTGGCAGGTTATGCAGCATTGCAGCAGATCATGGGCGACCCGGGGGCTTCCGAACGCACCGGGGCCGCGATCGTCGCCGATCTCAGACGTTGA
- the rfaD gene encoding ADP-glyceromanno-heptose 6-epimerase: MIIVTGAAGFIGSCLISKLNQENFNYIIAVDDFSNPDKEPNLANKQIQEYVDREQFFDWLDRNYQEVEFLFHIGARTDTTEFDYTVFDHLNVAYSKQIWEKCVEYQIPLVYASSAATYGLGELGYDDNESLVPQLKPLNPYGESKNEFDIWALQQERKPFFWAGLKFFNVYGPNEYHKGRMASVIFHAHKQIGQTGGMKLFRSHNPDYTDGGQMRDFVYVKDVLDVCLFLMHHRRNSGIYNLGSGTARTFLDLANNTFAAMDLEPQVTFIDTPADIRDKYQYYTQANMAKLRSIGYEKPFHSLEAGIADYVRNYLQAGKYL, from the coding sequence ATGATCATTGTTACGGGGGCTGCCGGTTTCATCGGCAGCTGTTTGATTAGTAAGCTCAACCAGGAAAATTTCAATTACATCATTGCCGTTGACGACTTTTCAAATCCTGACAAAGAGCCGAACCTCGCTAACAAACAGATTCAGGAGTACGTTGACCGTGAACAGTTTTTCGACTGGCTCGACCGCAACTATCAGGAGGTCGAGTTCCTGTTCCACATTGGCGCCCGTACCGACACCACCGAGTTTGATTACACGGTGTTCGACCACCTGAACGTCGCGTACTCGAAGCAGATTTGGGAGAAATGCGTTGAATACCAGATTCCGCTGGTCTACGCATCGTCGGCGGCTACCTACGGCCTGGGCGAGTTGGGTTACGACGACAACGAGTCGCTGGTGCCGCAACTGAAGCCCCTGAATCCCTACGGCGAATCGAAAAACGAGTTCGATATCTGGGCGTTACAGCAGGAACGCAAACCGTTTTTCTGGGCGGGCCTGAAATTTTTCAACGTATACGGCCCCAACGAATACCACAAGGGGCGCATGGCGTCGGTTATTTTCCACGCCCACAAGCAGATTGGCCAAACCGGGGGCATGAAGCTGTTCCGCTCGCACAACCCCGACTATACCGACGGGGGGCAGATGCGCGACTTCGTATATGTGAAAGATGTGCTGGACGTTTGCCTGTTTCTGATGCACCACCGGCGCAATTCGGGCATTTACAACCTTGGCAGCGGCACGGCCCGCACCTTCCTCGATCTGGCCAATAATACGTTTGCGGCGATGGATCTCGAGCCCCAGGTTACGTTCATCGATACGCCTGCCGATATCCGCGACAAATACCAATATTACACGCAGGCCAACATGGCCAAACTGCGGTCGATCGGTTACGAAAAGCCGTTCCACTCCCTCGAAGCCGGTATCGCCGACTACGTCCGCAATTACTTGCAGGCGGGGAAGTATCTGTGA
- the egtD gene encoding L-histidine N(alpha)-methyltransferase, giving the protein MTLDQPNVAAFDPVLADEVRRGLTSQPKRLSSRFFYDDEGSRLFSEIMHLPEYYLTRSEYEILDTNKEQLLSLFAADNRPFNLIELGAGDGLKTKLLLSHFVEQGARFTYVPVDISAAALDGLTADLRQKLPALAVQPQLGDYTEALAQLTHQATEGADAPRQVVLFLGSNIGNFAPADAVAFYAQISQQLQPGDLVLTGFDLQKHPAVIHAAYNDREGLTKAFNLNLLRRLNRDLDADFNLAAFDHYELYDPESGEARSYLISQTKQTVNIRALDMTVPFAYGDFIHTEISRKFTRDGIEQLASQTGFALTQWLTDCRHYFADVVYRKS; this is encoded by the coding sequence ATGACCCTCGACCAACCCAACGTAGCGGCTTTCGACCCGGTCCTCGCCGACGAAGTGCGCCGGGGCCTTACGAGCCAGCCCAAACGGCTGTCATCCCGTTTTTTTTACGACGATGAAGGCAGTCGGCTCTTCAGCGAAATCATGCACCTGCCCGAGTACTACCTCACCCGCAGCGAGTATGAAATTCTGGATACGAACAAGGAGCAGCTACTGAGCCTGTTTGCCGCCGACAACCGGCCTTTCAACCTGATTGAACTCGGCGCAGGCGATGGCCTGAAAACCAAGCTGTTGCTCTCGCATTTTGTGGAGCAGGGGGCTCGTTTCACCTACGTACCTGTCGATATCTCGGCGGCGGCGCTGGACGGGCTCACGGCCGATCTGCGGCAGAAGTTGCCCGCGTTGGCCGTGCAGCCGCAACTGGGCGACTACACCGAAGCACTGGCTCAACTGACCCACCAAGCGACCGAAGGCGCTGATGCGCCCCGGCAGGTGGTACTGTTTCTGGGCTCCAACATCGGCAATTTTGCGCCTGCGGATGCCGTTGCGTTCTACGCGCAGATTAGCCAGCAGCTGCAGCCGGGCGATCTCGTGCTGACGGGTTTCGACCTGCAAAAACACCCCGCCGTGATCCACGCCGCCTACAACGACCGGGAGGGACTAACCAAAGCGTTTAACCTCAATCTGCTCCGTCGCCTCAACCGCGACCTCGACGCCGACTTTAACCTCGCTGCCTTCGATCATTACGAACTGTATGATCCCGAATCGGGTGAGGCGCGCAGCTACCTGATCAGCCAAACCAAACAGACTGTCAACATTCGGGCGCTGGATATGACCGTGCCGTTTGCCTACGGCGACTTCATTCACACCGAAATCTCGCGGAAGTTCACTCGGGATGGTATTGAGCAGCTTGCCTCACAAACAGGCTTTGCGCTCACCCAGTGGCTCACCGATTGCCGCCATTATTTCGCCGACGTGGTGTACAGGAAAAGTTAG